Proteins found in one Nitrosopumilus maritimus SCM1 genomic segment:
- a CDS encoding DUF3426 domain-containing protein: MEKILIVGIIFASIMPFAFADVYIQNDQQYIGDDGSIHIVGEIVNNLDIPLNQIHVQIDLFDENQQLIQTKETNSLVNTIMPGMKGPFDLILTNGEAKNVNSYSMELNYQASPPKSQVIDITESSLSRDNHNNLMITGTVANNGEITANMVSVIATLYDKQGNVAAVSRVNPEPDYLRAEDSAFFVLSVPDKIQTEEINDYTLIAESEEYAAVPEFPISTIILLILTLSAYIGVTRYSGKIITNLFSATNLK, from the coding sequence GTGGAAAAAATCTTAATTGTTGGAATTATTTTTGCAAGTATAATGCCATTTGCATTTGCAGATGTGTATATACAAAATGATCAACAATACATCGGGGATGATGGTTCAATCCACATTGTAGGTGAGATTGTAAATAATCTAGACATACCACTAAATCAAATTCATGTACAAATTGATTTGTTTGATGAAAATCAGCAATTAATTCAAACAAAAGAGACAAACTCATTGGTCAATACAATAATGCCTGGGATGAAAGGGCCTTTTGATCTTATTTTAACAAATGGAGAAGCAAAGAATGTTAATTCATACTCTATGGAACTGAATTATCAAGCTAGTCCACCAAAAAGTCAAGTTATTGACATTACTGAATCATCACTTAGTAGAGATAATCACAATAATTTGATGATTACAGGAACTGTAGCAAATAATGGAGAGATTACGGCAAATATGGTATCAGTAATTGCAACACTTTATGACAAACAAGGAAATGTTGCAGCAGTGTCAAGAGTTAATCCTGAACCTGATTACCTACGAGCAGAAGATAGTGCATTCTTTGTATTGTCAGTACCAGACAAAATCCAAACTGAGGAAATTAATGATTATACATTAATTGCAGAATCGGAAGAGTATGCAGCAGTACCAGAGTTTCCTATAAGTACAATTATCTTACTTATACTCACGTTATCTGCATATATTGGAGTTACACGATATTCTGGAAAAATTATAACAAATCTCTTTTCTGCAACAAATCTAAAATAG
- a CDS encoding Lrp/AsnC ligand binding domain-containing protein produces MHKGFILLNCDLGAEEYIVDELNQMQDVKNAYLTFGAYDVIAEIETEEQDGFEKAIAVIRKLSRVVSTMTLNVIRPE; encoded by the coding sequence ATGCACAAAGGATTCATTTTATTAAATTGTGATCTAGGAGCTGAAGAATACATTGTAGATGAACTCAATCAGATGCAAGATGTAAAAAATGCATATCTAACTTTTGGAGCATATGATGTAATTGCAGAGATAGAAACCGAAGAACAAGATGGATTTGAAAAAGCAATTGCAGTAATTAGGAAATTATCCAGGGTAGTCAGCACAATGACACTCAATGTAATTCGTCCCGAATAA